The following proteins are encoded in a genomic region of Natrinema sp. DC36:
- a CDS encoding RNA-binding protein has protein sequence MLDQAVLGIGLLVVLVFGSWVFKRIRGGSADERRSRDRHRAAQKRDPPVEIGDVESVAISEFTDHHSGERQAVGKIEGFVVFVEDVPGGCEPTDVIRIKILSFNRGHTSATATFLETV, from the coding sequence ATGCTCGATCAAGCGGTGCTCGGTATCGGCCTGCTCGTCGTCCTCGTGTTCGGCTCGTGGGTATTCAAACGGATCCGCGGTGGCTCCGCGGACGAGCGGCGATCCCGGGACCGTCACAGAGCGGCCCAGAAGCGCGACCCACCGGTTGAGATCGGCGACGTCGAGAGCGTCGCTATCAGCGAATTTACCGACCACCACTCCGGCGAGCGACAGGCGGTCGGCAAAATAGAAGGGTTCGTCGTCTTCGTCGAGGACGTCCCCGGCGGCTGCGAGCCGACCGACGTGATCCGGATCAAGATCCTCTCGTTCAACCGCGGGCACACGTCGGCGACCGCGACGTTCCTCGAGACCGTTTAG
- a CDS encoding HalOD1 output domain-containing protein yields MTFSFSGSTGDGSSEPLHIAVIRAVAAHRKVDPIELPPLYEWIDPDSLDALFEPTRRNGPRRGRLEFTYDGHAITVDCTDDVTISVDGSPAAESITAGSDRGTPTGA; encoded by the coding sequence GTGACCTTCTCATTCAGCGGATCGACCGGTGACGGCAGCAGCGAGCCATTACATATCGCCGTCATTCGCGCGGTTGCAGCGCACCGGAAGGTAGATCCGATCGAGTTGCCACCCCTCTACGAGTGGATCGACCCCGATTCGCTGGACGCCCTCTTCGAGCCGACGCGACGCAACGGCCCCCGACGTGGTCGTCTCGAGTTCACATACGATGGCCACGCGATCACCGTGGACTGCACCGACGACGTCACGATTTCGGTCGATGGCTCGCCGGCCGCCGAATCAATCACGGCCGGATCCGACCGCGGGACCCCCACCGGCGCGTAA
- the tgtA gene encoding tRNA guanosine(15) transglycosylase TgtA: protein MRECFEVRDTDAGGRIGELTVPRADVTVETPALLPVINPNLDTISPRRLATEFGAEILITNSYIIHGDDTLHERALEKGLHELLDFPGAIMTDSGSFQLSEYGEIDVTTEEILAFQREIGSDIATPVDIPTPPDVPHERADADLETTQERLEIAEAADTGEMLVSAPVQGSTYPDLRERAGRHADGTDLDVFPVGAVVPLMNDYRYDDMIDVVAAAKRGLGADAPVHLFGAGHPMMFALAVAMGCDLFDSAAYALYARDDRYLTVRGTRHLADLEYLPCSCAVCTEYSPDELRALPDDERESELAAHNLHVTFAEIRRIKEAIRAGNLLELVEQRARAHPTMLDGYRTLLDHAAQLERSDPVSKGSFFYTSHESARRPEVVRHHERLERLSVPDSLLLTEGDSPRSDEFDDAWRVEPPFGPFPRALSRSYPLTAEVPERTDRAALEAAADGVARLVEVNPDAAVTLAHRGWPAGVLERVPDSVDFVDLRGNDGR, encoded by the coding sequence ATGCGCGAGTGCTTCGAAGTCCGGGATACCGACGCCGGCGGTCGTATCGGGGAACTCACCGTCCCCCGTGCCGACGTCACCGTCGAAACCCCGGCGCTGCTGCCGGTGATCAATCCGAATCTGGATACGATCAGCCCTCGCCGGCTCGCCACGGAGTTCGGCGCGGAAATCCTGATCACGAACTCATACATCATCCACGGCGACGATACCCTTCACGAACGCGCCCTCGAGAAGGGCCTGCACGAACTTCTGGACTTCCCGGGCGCGATCATGACTGACTCCGGCTCCTTTCAGCTGTCGGAATACGGCGAGATCGACGTGACGACCGAGGAAATCCTCGCCTTTCAGCGCGAGATCGGCTCCGATATCGCCACGCCGGTCGACATCCCGACTCCGCCGGACGTCCCCCACGAACGGGCCGACGCAGACCTCGAGACGACGCAGGAGCGACTCGAGATCGCCGAGGCCGCCGACACGGGCGAGATGCTCGTCAGCGCGCCGGTCCAGGGGTCGACCTATCCGGACCTCCGCGAGCGTGCCGGTCGACACGCCGACGGGACCGATCTCGACGTGTTCCCGGTCGGCGCGGTCGTCCCCCTTATGAACGACTACCGCTACGACGACATGATCGACGTCGTCGCCGCCGCCAAACGCGGGCTGGGAGCCGACGCGCCGGTCCACCTCTTCGGTGCCGGTCACCCCATGATGTTCGCGCTCGCCGTCGCGATGGGCTGTGACCTGTTCGACTCGGCGGCCTACGCGCTCTACGCCCGCGACGACCGCTATCTGACGGTTCGGGGAACCCGTCACCTCGCGGACCTCGAGTACCTCCCCTGTTCCTGTGCCGTCTGTACCGAGTACTCGCCCGACGAACTCCGCGCGCTCCCCGACGACGAACGCGAGTCGGAACTGGCCGCGCACAACCTCCACGTCACCTTCGCCGAGATCCGCCGGATCAAGGAGGCGATCCGCGCCGGAAACCTGCTCGAACTCGTCGAGCAGCGCGCCCGCGCCCACCCGACGATGCTCGACGGCTATCGCACGCTGCTCGATCACGCCGCCCAGCTCGAGCGCTCGGATCCCGTCTCGAAGGGGTCGTTTTTCTACACCTCCCACGAGAGCGCGCGCCGGCCCGAGGTCGTCCGCCACCACGAGCGCCTCGAGCGGCTGTCCGTCCCCGACTCCCTGTTGCTCACGGAGGGGGATTCCCCGCGAAGCGACGAGTTCGACGATGCCTGGCGCGTCGAGCCGCCGTTCGGTCCCTTCCCGCGGGCGCTCTCGAGGAGCTACCCGCTCACCGCGGAAGTCCCCGAGCGGACCGATCGGGCGGCGCTCGAGGCCGCGGCCGACGGCGTCGCTCGGCTCGTCGAGGTGAATCCGGACGCTGCGGTCACGCTCGCGCATCGGGGATGGCCCGCGGGCGTCCTCGAGCGCGTTCCCGACTCTGTCGATTTCGTCGATCTCCGGGGTAACGACGGCCGGTGA
- a CDS encoding archaeosine biosynthesis radical SAM protein RaSEA, producing the protein MSKPTPEVYEQGKGMDAHNQAMREIRSRKEASYDPHEPTRVWLDEDNTPDGVKTSLTIILNTGGCRWARAGGCTMCGYVAESVDGGSVRHDALMDQIDICLEHEEDNAEEPADLIKIYTSGSFLDEREVGAESRRAIADTFADRERIVLESLPDFVDREKIGDFTRHGIDTDIAIGLETATDRVRHDCVNKYFDFADFEDACAEAAVADENAGGDTAAGIKAYLLMKPPFLTESEAVADMISSIERCADVDGCHTVSMNPCNVQRYTMVDDLYFNDGYRPPWLWSVAHVLEETADVDAIVVSDPVGHGSDRGPHNCTECDDRVQKAIKDFDLRQDPSVFEQVSCECELTWETVIERERSFNQPLTR; encoded by the coding sequence ATGAGTAAACCCACGCCCGAAGTCTACGAGCAGGGCAAGGGCATGGACGCCCACAATCAGGCGATGCGGGAGATCCGCTCTCGCAAGGAGGCCAGCTACGATCCCCACGAGCCCACGCGCGTCTGGCTCGACGAGGACAACACTCCCGACGGCGTCAAGACGAGTCTGACGATCATTCTCAACACCGGCGGCTGCCGGTGGGCCCGCGCCGGCGGCTGTACGATGTGTGGCTACGTCGCCGAGAGCGTCGACGGCGGCTCCGTGAGACACGACGCCCTGATGGATCAGATCGATATCTGTCTGGAACACGAGGAAGACAACGCCGAGGAGCCGGCCGACCTGATCAAAATCTACACCTCCGGGTCCTTCCTCGACGAGCGCGAGGTCGGCGCGGAGAGCCGCCGAGCGATCGCCGACACCTTCGCCGACCGCGAGCGCATCGTCCTCGAGTCCCTGCCCGATTTCGTCGACCGCGAGAAGATCGGCGACTTCACCCGGCACGGCATCGATACGGACATCGCGATCGGCCTCGAGACGGCCACCGACCGCGTGCGCCACGACTGCGTGAACAAGTATTTCGACTTCGCGGACTTCGAGGACGCCTGTGCGGAAGCCGCCGTTGCAGACGAGAACGCTGGCGGCGACACGGCGGCCGGGATCAAGGCCTACCTCCTGATGAAGCCGCCCTTCCTCACCGAGTCCGAAGCGGTGGCGGACATGATCTCCTCGATCGAACGCTGTGCGGACGTCGACGGCTGTCACACCGTCTCGATGAACCCGTGTAACGTCCAGCGCTACACGATGGTCGACGACCTCTACTTCAACGACGGGTACCGCCCGCCGTGGCTCTGGTCGGTGGCACACGTACTTGAGGAAACGGCTGATGTCGACGCCATCGTCGTCTCCGACCCCGTGGGCCACGGCTCCGATCGCGGCCCGCACAACTGCACGGAGTGCGACGACCGCGTCCAGAAGGCGATCAAGGACTTCGACCTGCGGCAGGATCCGTCGGTCTTCGAGCAGGTCTCCTGCGAGTGCGAACTGACCTGGGAGACCGTCATCGAGCGCGAACGGAGCTTCAATCAGCCGCTGACTCGATAG